A single window of Oncorhynchus clarkii lewisi isolate Uvic-CL-2024 chromosome 10, UVic_Ocla_1.0, whole genome shotgun sequence DNA harbors:
- the LOC139419759 gene encoding N(6)-adenosine-methyltransferase non-catalytic subunit METTL14-like: MNSRLQEIREKQKLRRQLLAQQLGAESADSIGAVLNSKDELKEIEETRETYRASFDAAGPSSKRKPQVEGEDTEEDVEEQKEELEMQPPDESNPYEEVYKDSTTFLKGTQSLNPHNDYCQHFVDTGHRPQNFIRDVGLADRFEEYPKLRELIRLKDELISTTNTPPMYLQADPEHFDLRDLKTKFDVILLEPPLEEYYRESGIPHTERYWNWDDIMKLEIEEISALRSFVFLWCGSGEGLDLGRMCLRKWGFRRCEDICWIKTNKNNPGKTKTLDPKAVFQRTKEHCLMGIKGTVRRSTDGDFIHANVDIDLIITEEPEIGNVEKPVEIFHIIEHFCLGRRRLHLFGRDSTIRPGWLTVGPTLTNSNFNSESYSSHFSITQSHLSGCTEEIERLRPKSPPSKLKSDRGGGSSRGGRGGPNAGRGGDRGRERNRSFRGDRGGFRGRGGPHRGFPPR, translated from the exons ATGAATAGTCGCCTACAGGAGATACGGGAAAAGCAGAAGCTGCGACGCCAGCTTCTAGCTcaacag TTGGGAGCAGAGAGTGCTGACAGTATAGGCGCCGTCCTGAACAGCAAAGACGAACTGAAGGAGATtgaggagaccagagagacatacag GGCATCGTTCGATGCTGCCGGGCCGAGCTCCAAGAGGAAGCctcaggtggagggagaggacacagaggaggacgTTGAGGAGCagaag gaggagTTGGAGATGCAGCCGCCAGATGAGAGCAACCCTTATGAAGAGGTCTACAAGGACTCTACCACCTTCctaaag ggTACCCAGAGTCTGAACCCCCATAATGactactgtcaacactttgtCGACACCGGACACCGACCACAGAACTTCATCAGAGACGTCG gtctggCAGACCGGTTTGAAGAGTATCCTAAACTCAGAGAGCTGATCAGACTGAAGGATGAACTGATCTCAACCACCAACACTCCCCCCAT GTATCTGCAGGCCGACCCAGAGCACTTTGACCTGCGTGATCTGAAGACTAAGTTTGATGTGATCCTGCTGGAGCCCCCGCTAGAGGAGTACTACAGAGAGTCAGGAATACCCCACACAGAACGCTACTGGAACTGGGACGAT atTATGAAGCTGGAGATAGAGGAGATATCAGCCCTGCgttcctttgtctttctctggtgtggatcaggagagggactggacctggggagaatg tGTCTGAGAAAGTGGGGTTTCAGGCGTTGTGAGGATATATGTTGGATCAAAACCAACAAGAACAACCCTGGAAAGACCAAAACCCTCGACCCTAAAGCTGTGTTTCAGAGAACCAAG gaACACTGTCTAATGGGTATTAAGGGAACAGTCCGGAGGTCTACAGATGGGGATTTCATCCACGCCAACGTGGATATCGACCTGATTATTACCGAGGAGCCTGAGATCGGGAACGTGGAGAAACCGGTGGAGATATTTCATATTATAGAACACTTCTGTCTGGGGAGACGAAGACTACACCTGTTTGGTCGAGACTCTACCATCAGACCAG ggtggttGACAGTAGGTCCTACTCTGACCAACAGTAACTTCAACTCAGAGTCTTACTCCTCCCACTTCTCAATCACACAGTCTCACCTCTCAG GCTGTACGGAGGAGATAGAACGTCTGCGACCCAAGTCACCTCCCTCCAAGCTGAAGTCAGACCGTGGAGGGGGGTCATCCCGTGGAGGGCGGGGGGGTCCTAATGCCGGCCGGGGGGGGGACAGGGGCCGGGAGAGGAACAGGTCCTTtagaggggacaggggagggtTCAGAGGGCGGGGGGGTCCACACCGCGGGTTCCCACCTCGCTAG